The stretch of DNA TGAACTCGCCCGCCTGGAAAAGGAAGGCAAGAACGCCAGGGGCCGCGCCCGCCAAGACCACCGCCAGGAAGCTGAGGCCGGGGGCGGTCTGAGCGGGACCACCCTGCTGATCGCTCTCGTCGGCGGCGCGATTGTGCTGGCCCGCGTGCCCGCCGCGCGTCAGGGCATCCTCAAGGCCGTCGAAGGCGTCAGCCCCGAGGCCGCCGAGCGCCTGCACAAGGTCAGCCGCGACGCCCGCAACGTGATCGGCTCCATGTGGCTCGAAAGCCTCGACGAGTCCAAGCCCGCCCCGTCGCCCGCCAAGCCTGCCTCGGCACCGGCCAGCGCCCCGGCTGCCCCGGCGACCGACGCGGCCACCAGCCAAGCGGCGGCGGGCACGGCGACGGCTCCGGCCGACGCGGGCACCAGCGGCGCGACCTGGGGCGGCTCGCCCGCGCCCGACTCGGCCGCCGTGAGCGGCGCGACCCAGGGCGACGGCTCGAAACAGGGCGACCAGAAGCGCCAGAACTGAACCCTTTCACTCCTGCGGCGCTGCCCCCAACCGGAGGCGGCGCCCTTTCCACGCCGGGCGGTAGACTGCGCCCCGATGCGCTCTCCCAGCGACGCTCCCCTGGCCCTGATCGGGTATTCCACCGACGCCGCCCGCGCCCTGCGGGAGGCCGGACTGCTCGCCGTCCCCGTGCCCGACGACGACCCTGCCGCCGTGCTGGACGCCTGCCGCACCCTGCGCTTCGTGGGGGCGCTCGTGCACCCCTCGCGCGAGGTGGCCCTTGCCGGACACGTGGACCCCGACCCCGACGCCCGCCGGGTGGGGCGGGTGGACGCGGTGGCTTTCGGAAGGGAAGCGCACGGCACCTACGCCCTCGCGGACGCGCTCATGGACGCGGTGGAGGGAAGCGGGTACGCGGCCCGCGGCGCGGACGCCCTGCTGCTGGGCTCGGGGGCCGACCTCGCCCGCGCCCTGCCGCTGCTGCGTCTGGGCTTCGGCAACGTGGGCATCGTGGCCGACTCGTACCCCGAAGCCGAGCGCTTCGCCCGCGACGTGCCCGCCGGGGTCCGTGCCTTTCCCGTGGGGCGGCGCGACTCGGCCCTCGCCTCCCTTTCCGAGCGGGCCGACCTGATCGTGCTGACGGGCGGCCCCGTCCCCCCCGGCCTCCTCCAGCCCTACCACACCCTGGTGGACCTCACCGGGCAGGCGAGTACCGGGAGCAGCGGCGCGGCGCGGCTGGACCTCACCCGGTTGCCCGAGCTGCGGCTGGTGCGCCAGCTCCTGCACGCCACCGGGCAGCGCTACCGCCCAGAAGATGTGACAGACCTCGCGGCGGCGCTGGCCTGAACACGGGAAGGGGGCAGAGGGTGGGATGTCTCCCGGCCCTCTGCCCCCTCTCCTTGGCTGTTACTGGGTACTTCTGGGGTCCAGCACGTCCCGCAATCCGTCCCCAAGCAGGTTGAAGCCCAGCACCGTCAGGAAGATGGCGAGGCCCGGAAAAACCATCGTCCACGGCGCGTCCACGTAGTACTGCCGCGAGTCGCTGATCATGGTGCCCCATTCGGGCAGCGGCGGCTGCGCCCCGATGCCCAGGAAGCCCAGCGCGGCGACCTCGATGGTGGCGGTGGCGATGCTCAGCGCCCCCTGCACGATCAGCGGCGAGAGGCTGTTGGGCAGCACGTGCCGGAAGACCATCCGCCCCTGCGAGGCCCCCAGCGCCCCCGCCGCCTGCACGAACTCGCGCTCGCGCACGCTCAGGACCACCGCGCGGGCCAGGCGCATGTAGACGGGCACCTGCACCAGCGACACCGCCAGCATCGCCGTGACAAGCTGCGGGCTGTTCAGCGCGAAGAGGCGGTCGAGCGCTGTGATGGGCAGGGGTGGCGTGTCGCTGGAAAAGATGCTGGCGAACCCGATGGCGAGCAGGATGGACGGAAAGGCCAGCATCACGTCGCTGAGATACCCCGTCACGGTGTCCAGCCAGCCGCCGAAATAGCCCGACAGCACGCCCAGCAGCGTGCCCACGATCAGGGCGAGGACCGTGCTGACCACGCCCACCTTCAGGCTGAGCTGCGCCCCGTGCAACACGCGGGTGGCGACCGAGCGCCCCAGGTTGTCGGTGCCGAAGGGGGCCTTCCAGACGTTGACCTGCCCGGTGACCGGGTCGCGGTACTCCTCGGCGACTTCGGGGTTCCACAGCGCGGCCACCGAGGGCGGCTTGAGGTTGAGGCGGTAGTCGCGGTCGGTGGTGGGGTCGTAGGGCTGAATGACAGGCGCCAGCAGCGCCAGCAGCACGAACACGGCCACAATCACCGCCCCCACCTTGCCGGGTGTGGAGCGGCGGAAGCGCCGCCAGAAGATGCTGGGGGGCCGTTTGGCAGCGGCGCGGGGAGGGAAGAGGGTGGTCATAGGTACCTCATGGGGCCGTCACTGGTATTGAATGCGGGGGTCCAGCGCCGCGTAGCTGAGGTCCACCAGCAGGTTGACCACGCTGACGACGAGTGCGGCGAAGATCACCCCGCCCTGAATGACCGGGTAGTCGCGCAGGCTGATCGCGTCGTAGAGCCACGATCCCAGCCCCGGCCAGGAAAAGATCGTCTCGGTGAGCACCGCGCCGCCCAGCAGCGCCCCCGCCTGCAAGCCGATCACGGTGACGACCGGCAGCAGGGCGTTGCGCAGCGCGTGCTTGATGGTCACGTGACGGGGTGCGAGGCCCTTGGCCCGCGCGGTCCGCACGTAGTCCTGCCCCAGCACTTCCAGCAGGCTGGAGCGCGTGATGCGGGCGATGATCGCCAGCGGGATGGTCCCCAGGGCAATCGCGGGCAGAATCAGGTGTCGGATGGCGTCCCAGGCGGCGGCGGGCTGCCCCCGCAAGAGGGCGTCAAGCACGTAGAAGCCCGTGATCGGCTCCAGCACCGTCTCGTTGCCCAGCCGCGCCGAGGGCGGCAGCCACCCCAGCTTCACCGCGAAGAAGTACGACAGCAGCAGCCCCAGCCAGAACACCGGCATGCTGACGCCCACCAGACTGACCGTGGTCGCCACGTTGTCCCACACGCTGTTGCGCCGCAGAGCCGCCACGATCCCGGCGGGCAGGCCGATCAGGAGGGCGAACAGCAGCGCCGCGACGCTCAGCTCGGCGGTTGCCGGAAAGCGCGAGGCGAGTTCGTCCCGCACCGGGATATTGCTTTTCAGGCCGCTGCCCAGGTCCCCCCGGAGCAGCCCGGCCACGTAGCGCGGGTACTGCGCGTCCAGCGGATTGCCGGGGTTGCCCAGGTTGATGAACCACGGCTTGTTCAGCCCCAGTTGCTCGCGCAGGGCCGCCGCCGCTTCCGGGGTGGCCCGCTCGCCCAGCAGCGCGGTGGCCGGATCGCCGGGAATGGACCGCACGAAGGCGAACACCACCACGCTGATTCCGATGATGACCAGCAGGGTCCGCAGCAGGCGGCGAATCACGTAACTGCCCAAGATGTCGGCTCCTCTCTCGTGCTCAAGGAAGAGGGCGCGGGGCGGGCTTTCCGACTCTGCCCGCGGCCCCGCACCCCCTCCCCGTTAAAAGTTGCGGCTCAGCGCTTGCCCACCAGCGAGATGTTGTTGAAGGCCTCGCTGCCCAGCGGGCTGGGCACCCACCCCTTGACGTAGGTGCGGGCGGCCGCCAGCGGCTGACTGTGCACCATCGGGAGGCGGTAGTTCGCCTTGTAGGTGAGTTCATGCAGTTGCGAGTACACGCGGGCCTTGGCGGTGCGGCCCACGGCGGCACGGCCCTGCTCGAGCAGGCGCTGGAGTTCGGGCGGATTCCAGTTGATGTCGTCGCTGGCGGTCGGGCCGTAGTACGCCCCGTAGAAGTTGTCGGGGTCACCGTAGTCCCCGGTCCAGCCGATCATGTACATGTCGAAGCCGGGTTCCTTGTTGCGGTCCTCGAGGTACTTGGCCCAGTCCTCGGTCTTGAGGTTCACCTTGATGCCGATGGCGCTGAGGTCGGCGGCGATGGCCTCGGCGATGGGCTTGGGCGTGGGGAAGTACGGGCGGCTGACCGGCATGTACCACAGGTCCAGCGAGAAGCCGTTCGGGTAGCCCGCGTCGGCCAGCATCTTCTTGGCGGCGGCCGGGTCGAACCGGTAGGCGCCGGGCACGTCCTTGGAGTTGGCCCAGGCCAGCACGGGCGGCAGGAAGCTGGCGTTGCTGACGCCCAGCCCGTTCCAGAAGGCGTCCACGATGGCCTTGCGGTTGATCGCCATCGAGATGGCCTCGCGCACCTTGTCGTTCTTGATGTACTGGTTGCGGTTGTTCAGGCTCAGGAAACCCACGTTGAAGGAGGGCTTCTTGACCGCCACGAGGTTGCGGTCCGCCTGCACCGACTTCAGCGCGTCGGGCGTGAGGTCGGACGTGAAGTCGATGGTGCCCGCCTTCAGCTCGTTGAGCCGCTGCGAGGCGTCCTTGATCGAGCGGATGATCAGGCCGTCCACCTTGGCCTTGCTGCCCCAGTAGCTCTTGTTGGGCGCCAGGGTCACGCGGTCGCCGGTGCGCCAGCTCTGGAAGACGAAGGGGCCGGTGCCGATGGGCTTGCTGGCCGGGGTACCGTACTTGGCCCCGTCCTTTTTGATCGCCGCAGGGCTGGCGATGCCGAAGTACCCGGCGCCAATCACCTCCGGGAACACGCTCGACGGCTTGTTCAGGTCGAAGCGCACGGTGGTGTTGTTCACCTTGACGATGTTCTTCACGACCGAAGTGGCGTCACCCTTGTAGCCGCCCAGGAGCTGGCCCCAGATCTCGAAGGTGCGGCCCTGGTTGCGGAAGCCCTGGGGATGCTTGGGGTCCCACCAGCGGCTGAAGTTGTACACCACAGCGTCAGCATTAAAGGCGGTGCCGTCGTGGAACTTGACATTCGGCCGCAGGGTGAAGGTCCAGCTTGTCGCGTTCGCGTTGCTGCTCCATTTGGTGGCGAGGCCGGGTTCGGGGTCGGTGGTGCCGTCTTTGAAGCCCACCAACGTGTCGTAGATCTGGTGCTGCACCAGGATGCTGATGCCGTCGGTGATGTTGCCCGGCTCCAGGCTGACGGGGTCGCCGTTGGCCCCGTAGACGAGGGTCGCGGCCCCGGCGGTGGGCAGCGTGGTGAGCAGGGCAGTCAGCAGCAGTTTTTTCATGAACCCTCCGGGACGCCGCCACCCCCTCTCGGCCCACGGCGGGCCGGGCGGGGAAGATGAACGGCAGCTCAAGCTCTGAACGTGCGCTCAGGGTAGGGGGCGGCGCCCAGAGTGTCAAGCAGGTCACAGAGGACCCAGGCGGCCCGACCCCAGAACGGGAAGTTCCGCGCCCAGGGCCAGCGAATCGGGGTGGCCCCTTCCGTTCAGGGCACCAGCGTCAGCTCCCCCAGTTCCGCCCGCGTCCGCTCCGGCCCCAGTTCGGCGTCCCGCTCGACTCCCGGCTCGTGCGCCTCGCCGTAGATGCCGTTGCCGTCGCGGTCGCGGCCCGCCAGCGCCCGGAAGGTGCCGTCGGGCAGGTAGGCGGTAAAGCGCCCCAGCGCGTCGAGCGCGGGCTGGTAGGCCAGGCCCCGCGTGTCCCACAGCCGCAGCCCCAGCGTGTCACTCACCGCCGGAGCGTTCAGCGCCGCGGCCGCATTGACCATCCCGTACCCGAAGGCCTCGTCGCGCCCCTTCGCGCCCAGGTCGGTGGCGGTCGCGGTGAGCCGCGCGAGGGTGTCGTCGCGGCCCTGCGTCACGCCCTTACTGAGCAGCAGCGCGGCGAGCGCACTCACCTGTGGAGTGGCCTGACTCGTCCCGGCCTGCCCCATATAGGTGGGCTGGTTCTTGCCGTAGTCCCAGTCGGTCGAGAGGATCACGTCCGCATAGGCCTTGCCGTTCAGTTGCCCGCCGTTGTGGTAGGTCGCCCCCGTTAGGTCCACCCCACCGGGGGCGGCGAGCTGCACCGCCGGGTACTGGTTGGAGTAGCTTGCCCGCAGCGGGGCACTCGCGCCGGAGAGGGTCACCGCCCCCACCGCCACCGCGCCCTCGCAGGCGGCGGGATAGTAGGGAGTGGTACCGTACCCGTTGCCTGCCGCCGCGAAGACCAGTGTTCCGGCCGCCGTCGCCTCCGCGACCGCCTCGCACAGCGGCGCCGCCTGGCTCGCCGAGATGTCGCCCCCCAGGCTGAGGTTGATGACCGGGACCGGACGGTCCAGCCGGTAGGTCTGACCCCCCAGCGTGACGGGCAGCCCCGCCGCGTAGCGCACCGCGCTGACCACATCCGACACCTCGGTGTTGCCCTGCGCGTCGATCGCGCGGATGGGCAGCACCTTCACGGGCGCCTTGTAGGCCGCCCCCGCCACCCCGCTGGTGCTGCACGCGGCACAACCGGGGAACGGCTCGGTCGTGCCCCAGCGGGCCGCGATGATGCCGCTGACGTGGGTGCCGTGGCTGCCTCCCCGGCGGGCGGGGGTGCCGGGGTCGCTGGGGTCACGGTCGGGTCCGTCCCCGTCACCGTTGTCGTAGGCCCCTTTCTGGTCGGCAGGCACGAAGGCCAGCACGTCGAGCGCCCCTTGATCTGGCCCCAGCAGCGCTCCGGCGAGGTCGGGGTGGTCGTAGCGCACGCCCGAGTCCACGACCGCCACCGTGACGGGCCGGGTGTAGCCGCCCGACTCCATGTCGCGCCACACCGCCCGGTACCCCAGCAGGCGGTAGGCCCACTGGAGTCCCGCGTATTCGTCCGTGGGCTCCAGCGGGGCGGCGGTGGCCTGTGCCCGCAGCACGGCGTTGGGCACCGCGTATTCGACGTTGGGGTCCCGGCGGAGCGCGGCCAGCGTGCCCGCCACGTCATCCGTCACGAGTTCGGCCCGCCGCCCACCCAGGTCGTGCCGGGCTTGCGGAGCCGCCTCGGTCAGCGCCGCGCGGGTACTCGCCAGCGCGGCGTCCTGCGCGGTCACGCCCCTCCCCAGGGCGAGCGCCTGCGCCGCCGCCGAACGGTACTTCACGATCACGCTGCGGACCTCGGCGGGGTCGGTATCCTCTGCCGGGGCGGTGCCCACGTCCCCCCCCTGCACCCGCGTGGGGTCGGTCACCCGGCCCGTCAG from Deinococcus sp. HSC-46F16 encodes:
- a CDS encoding shikimate dehydrogenase is translated as MRSPSDAPLALIGYSTDAARALREAGLLAVPVPDDDPAAVLDACRTLRFVGALVHPSREVALAGHVDPDPDARRVGRVDAVAFGREAHGTYALADALMDAVEGSGYAARGADALLLGSGADLARALPLLRLGFGNVGIVADSYPEAERFARDVPAGVRAFPVGRRDSALASLSERADLIVLTGGPVPPGLLQPYHTLVDLTGQASTGSSGAARLDLTRLPELRLVRQLLHATGQRYRPEDVTDLAAALA
- a CDS encoding ABC transporter permease; translation: MTTLFPPRAAAKRPPSIFWRRFRRSTPGKVGAVIVAVFVLLALLAPVIQPYDPTTDRDYRLNLKPPSVAALWNPEVAEEYRDPVTGQVNVWKAPFGTDNLGRSVATRVLHGAQLSLKVGVVSTVLALIVGTLLGVLSGYFGGWLDTVTGYLSDVMLAFPSILLAIGFASIFSSDTPPLPITALDRLFALNSPQLVTAMLAVSLVQVPVYMRLARAVVLSVREREFVQAAGALGASQGRMVFRHVLPNSLSPLIVQGALSIATATIEVAALGFLGIGAQPPLPEWGTMISDSRQYYVDAPWTMVFPGLAIFLTVLGFNLLGDGLRDVLDPRSTQ
- a CDS encoding ABC transporter permease: MGSYVIRRLLRTLLVIIGISVVVFAFVRSIPGDPATALLGERATPEAAAALREQLGLNKPWFINLGNPGNPLDAQYPRYVAGLLRGDLGSGLKSNIPVRDELASRFPATAELSVAALLFALLIGLPAGIVAALRRNSVWDNVATTVSLVGVSMPVFWLGLLLSYFFAVKLGWLPPSARLGNETVLEPITGFYVLDALLRGQPAAAWDAIRHLILPAIALGTIPLAIIARITRSSLLEVLGQDYVRTARAKGLAPRHVTIKHALRNALLPVVTVIGLQAGALLGGAVLTETIFSWPGLGSWLYDAISLRDYPVIQGGVIFAALVVSVVNLLVDLSYAALDPRIQYQ
- a CDS encoding ABC transporter substrate-binding protein, with the protein product MKKLLLTALLTTLPTAGAATLVYGANGDPVSLEPGNITDGISILVQHQIYDTLVGFKDGTTDPEPGLATKWSSNANATSWTFTLRPNVKFHDGTAFNADAVVYNFSRWWDPKHPQGFRNQGRTFEIWGQLLGGYKGDATSVVKNIVKVNNTTVRFDLNKPSSVFPEVIGAGYFGIASPAAIKKDGAKYGTPASKPIGTGPFVFQSWRTGDRVTLAPNKSYWGSKAKVDGLIIRSIKDASQRLNELKAGTIDFTSDLTPDALKSVQADRNLVAVKKPSFNVGFLSLNNRNQYIKNDKVREAISMAINRKAIVDAFWNGLGVSNASFLPPVLAWANSKDVPGAYRFDPAAAKKMLADAGYPNGFSLDLWYMPVSRPYFPTPKPIAEAIAADLSAIGIKVNLKTEDWAKYLEDRNKEPGFDMYMIGWTGDYGDPDNFYGAYYGPTASDDINWNPPELQRLLEQGRAAVGRTAKARVYSQLHELTYKANYRLPMVHSQPLAAARTYVKGWVPSPLGSEAFNNISLVGKR
- a CDS encoding S8 family serine peptidase produces the protein MNRLALLFPAALLLAACSTLPAPAPVPTPTPLPAPGPSPLADRTLDLGTALTLGTEAPFTGTSWRVEDTPAWLTVSPSSGTGALNVQVRANRALGTPVKADQARLTGEVKIAWQAGERSGTATWTVTADQYVLTGRVTDPTRVQGGDVGTAPAEDTDPAEVRSVIVKYRSAAAQALALGRGVTAQDAALASTRAALTEAAPQARHDLGGRRAELVTDDVAGTLAALRRDPNVEYAVPNAVLRAQATAAPLEPTDEYAGLQWAYRLLGYRAVWRDMESGGYTRPVTVAVVDSGVRYDHPDLAGALLGPDQGALDVLAFVPADQKGAYDNGDGDGPDRDPSDPGTPARRGGSHGTHVSGIIAARWGTTEPFPGCAACSTSGVAGAAYKAPVKVLPIRAIDAQGNTEVSDVVSAVRYAAGLPVTLGGQTYRLDRPVPVINLSLGGDISASQAAPLCEAVAEATAAGTLVFAAAGNGYGTTPYYPAACEGAVAVGAVTLSGASAPLRASYSNQYPAVQLAAPGGVDLTGATYHNGGQLNGKAYADVILSTDWDYGKNQPTYMGQAGTSQATPQVSALAALLLSKGVTQGRDDTLARLTATATDLGAKGRDEAFGYGMVNAAAALNAPAVSDTLGLRLWDTRGLAYQPALDALGRFTAYLPDGTFRALAGRDRDGNGIYGEAHEPGVERDAELGPERTRAELGELTLVP